The following are encoded together in the Microbacterium hatanonis genome:
- a CDS encoding LysE/ArgO family amino acid transporter → MLTSFLAGIGLGLSLIVAIGAQNLFVLRQGLRREFVLTVALVCAASDAVLIAVGISGIGLVLAAVPWLIDVVRWAGAAFLLGYGLLAARRAWHPAGATLQVDAAPTRGMSDAAPAATALVTRPRLAPVVLTCLALTWLNPHVYLDTVFLLGSVATTHGDARWVFAAGAMLASVAWFLALAFGSRYLSRWLATPRAWRILDGMIAVVMIVLAITLVLPH, encoded by the coding sequence GTGCTCACCTCCTTCCTCGCCGGCATCGGACTCGGCCTCTCGCTCATCGTCGCGATCGGGGCGCAGAACCTGTTCGTCCTGCGTCAGGGACTCCGTCGCGAGTTCGTCCTCACCGTGGCGCTCGTGTGCGCCGCTTCGGATGCGGTGCTCATCGCGGTCGGCATATCGGGTATCGGACTCGTGCTGGCGGCCGTGCCCTGGCTGATCGACGTCGTGCGATGGGCCGGTGCGGCGTTCCTCCTCGGCTACGGCCTCCTCGCCGCTCGCCGCGCCTGGCACCCGGCCGGTGCGACGCTGCAGGTCGACGCCGCACCGACGCGAGGGATGTCGGATGCTGCGCCCGCAGCGACAGCGCTGGTGACACGACCGCGCCTGGCTCCGGTGGTGCTGACGTGCCTGGCGCTCACGTGGCTGAATCCGCACGTGTATCTCGACACGGTGTTCCTGCTCGGTTCGGTCGCGACCACCCACGGCGATGCCCGGTGGGTCTTCGCGGCGGGCGCCATGCTGGCGAGCGTGGCCTGGTTCCTCGCACTCGCGTTCGGATCGCGCTACCTCAGCCGGTGGCTCGCGACCCCTCGCGCGTGGCGGATCCTCGACGGGATGATCGCGGTCGTGATGATCGTGCTGGCGATCACCCTGGTGCTTCCGCACTGA
- a CDS encoding LysR family transcriptional regulator ArgP, protein MQIPLDLARTLAVVIDEGTLDAAAHRLHITASAVSQRIRALENRLGRVVLVRSKPVRATDAGEAVVRLARQLALIEHDALAEIGDGDEGATAVVPLAVNADSLATWFLAPLARLAERRRIVFELHRDDQDFTAGLLESGTVMGAVTSRAAPVGGCRVSALGVLRYEAVAGASFAARWFAGGVDAASLAVAPVVDFDRRDDLQSQWLAANGVDPAAPPRHLVPASSEFAEAVVLGLGWGLLPRFQSEGHLRTGALVPLGGPPIDVALYWQQWNLTSDLLDAIADEVVAEGRRVLAH, encoded by the coding sequence ATGCAGATTCCTCTCGACCTCGCCCGCACCCTCGCCGTGGTCATCGATGAGGGCACCCTCGACGCGGCCGCTCACCGTCTGCACATCACGGCGTCGGCCGTGAGTCAGCGCATCCGCGCGCTCGAGAATCGGCTCGGCCGCGTGGTGCTGGTGCGCTCCAAGCCCGTCCGGGCGACCGACGCGGGGGAGGCGGTGGTGCGTCTGGCCCGTCAACTCGCCCTCATCGAGCACGACGCTCTGGCCGAGATCGGCGACGGAGACGAGGGGGCGACGGCGGTCGTGCCGCTCGCCGTCAACGCCGACTCGCTCGCGACCTGGTTCCTGGCGCCGCTCGCCCGCCTCGCCGAGCGCCGGCGCATCGTGTTCGAGCTGCACCGCGACGACCAGGACTTCACCGCGGGGCTTCTCGAATCGGGCACCGTGATGGGGGCCGTGACCTCGCGTGCGGCCCCGGTCGGCGGATGCCGCGTCAGCGCACTCGGCGTGCTCCGCTACGAAGCGGTCGCGGGCGCCTCGTTCGCGGCCCGGTGGTTCGCCGGAGGCGTGGATGCTGCGTCTCTGGCCGTCGCCCCGGTGGTCGACTTCGATCGGCGCGACGACCTGCAGTCGCAGTGGCTGGCGGCGAACGGCGTCGACCCCGCGGCGCCCCCGCGGCACCTGGTGCCGGCGTCGAGCGAGTTCGCCGAGGCGGTCGTCCTCGGACTGGGATGGGGGCTGCTGCCGCGCTTCCAGTCGGAGGGGCACCTGCGGACGGGCGCGCTCGTGCCGCTGGGCGGCCCGCCGATCGACGTCGCGCTCTACTGGCAGCAGTGGAACCTGACCTCCGACCTGCTCGACGCCATCGCCGACGAGGTGGTCGCCGAGGGGCGGCGGGTGCTCGCTCACTGA
- a CDS encoding acylphosphatase, with product MRRIHIVVRGLVQGVGYRYTAGRFARRAEVTGWVRNRADGSVEAEVEGSPDQVDAVLAWMAHGPPGARVDDVQVSDVPVTGEHGFEIRDTV from the coding sequence ATGCGCCGCATCCACATCGTCGTCCGAGGTCTGGTCCAGGGGGTCGGCTACCGCTATACGGCCGGCCGATTCGCGCGGCGTGCCGAAGTGACGGGATGGGTGCGCAACAGAGCCGACGGCTCCGTCGAGGCCGAGGTGGAGGGCTCGCCCGACCAGGTCGACGCGGTGCTGGCCTGGATGGCGCACGGCCCACCGGGCGCGCGCGTCGACGACGTGCAAGTCAGCGACGTCCCCGTCACCGGAGAGCACGGCTTCGAGATCCGCGACACCGTCTGA
- the rplA gene encoding 50S ribosomal protein L1, with amino-acid sequence MATKSKAFQAAAAKIEADKFYTPTEAVALAKETGSAKFDSTVEVALKLAVDPRKADQMVRGTVILPHGTGKTARVIVFATGPAAEAAIAAGADEVGGAELIEKVAGGYTSFDAAVSTPELMGQVGRLGKVLGPRGLMPNPKTGTVTPNPAKAVEEIKGGKIEFRVDKHANVHFVVGKASFSAEQLDENIAAALEEVVRLKPSSSKGRYIQKGAVSTTFGPGIPLDVNAIV; translated from the coding sequence ATGGCTACCAAGTCCAAGGCCTTCCAGGCCGCTGCCGCCAAGATCGAGGCGGACAAGTTCTACACCCCCACCGAGGCTGTCGCCCTCGCGAAGGAGACCGGTTCGGCGAAGTTCGACTCGACCGTCGAGGTCGCGCTGAAGCTCGCCGTCGACCCCCGCAAGGCCGACCAGATGGTTCGCGGAACGGTCATCCTGCCCCACGGCACGGGTAAGACCGCCCGCGTCATCGTGTTCGCGACCGGTCCCGCGGCCGAGGCTGCGATCGCTGCCGGCGCCGACGAGGTCGGCGGAGCCGAGCTCATCGAGAAGGTCGCCGGCGGCTACACGTCGTTCGACGCCGCCGTCTCGACCCCCGAGCTCATGGGCCAGGTCGGTCGTCTCGGCAAGGTGCTGGGCCCCCGCGGCCTGATGCCGAACCCGAAGACCGGCACCGTGACCCCCAACCCGGCCAAGGCCGTCGAGGAGATCAAGGGCGGAAAGATCGAGTTCCGCGTCGACAAGCACGCCAACGTGCACTTCGTCGTCGGCAAGGCATCGTTCTCGGCCGAGCAGCTCGACGAGAACATCGCCGCGGCTCTCGAAGAGGTCGTTCGTCTGAAGCCGTCGAGCTCGAAGGGCCGCTACATCCAGAAGGGTGCGGTCTCGACCACGTTCGGCCCCGGCATCCCGCTGGACGTCAACGCCATCGTCTGA
- the rplK gene encoding 50S ribosomal protein L11, with amino-acid sequence MAPKKRVTGLIKLQIKAGAANPAPPIGPALGQHGVNIMEFCKAYNAATEAQRGNVIPVEITVYEDRSFTFILKTPPAAELIKKAAGLSKGSPTPHTTKVGKLTKEQVREIATTKQPDLNANDIEAASKIIAGTARSMGITVEG; translated from the coding sequence ATGGCACCCAAGAAGAGGGTTACCGGCCTGATCAAGCTCCAGATCAAGGCCGGCGCCGCCAACCCCGCGCCGCCGATCGGTCCGGCGCTGGGTCAGCACGGCGTCAACATCATGGAGTTCTGCAAGGCGTACAACGCGGCGACCGAGGCCCAGCGCGGCAACGTCATCCCCGTCGAGATCACCGTCTACGAGGACCGCAGCTTCACGTTCATCCTGAAGACGCCCCCGGCCGCTGAGCTCATCAAGAAGGCCGCCGGTCTGTCCAAGGGCTCGCCGACGCCGCACACCACCAAGGTGGGCAAGCTCACCAAGGAGCAGGTGCGCGAGATCGCGACCACCAAGCAGCCCGACCTCAATGCGAACGACATCGAGGCCGCGTCGAAGATCATCGCCGGCACCGCCCGTTCCATGGGCATCACGGTCGAGGGCTGA
- the fdhA gene encoding formaldehyde dehydrogenase, glutathione-independent, with the protein MSTNRAVAYKGPGVVEVIDTPYPEFVLRDGPGVNPANVGRKVPHGAILRTVATNICGSDQHMVRGRTTAPEGLVLGHEITGEVIEVGPDVEFVKVGDIVSVPFNIACGRCRNCKEGKTGICLNVNPDRPGSAYGYVDMGGWVGGQAEYVLVPYADWNLLVFPDRDQALEKILDLTMLSDIFPTGFHGAYTAGVRPGSTVYIAGAGPVGLAAAVSAQLLGAAVVIVGDLIEERLAQARSFGSETVDVSKGDPKEQIAQILGVPEVDCAVDAVGFEARGHGADSSHEAPATVLNSLMDLTAAGGALGIPGLYVTGDPGGVDEAAKVGSLSLRLGLGWAKSLAFTTGQCPVMRYNRQLMMAILHDKVKIADAVHATPITLDEAPQGYADFDSGTARKYVLNPNGYITAA; encoded by the coding sequence GAAGTCATCGACACCCCCTATCCGGAGTTCGTGCTGAGGGACGGGCCGGGGGTGAATCCCGCGAACGTGGGGCGGAAGGTTCCTCACGGAGCGATCCTGCGCACCGTCGCGACCAACATCTGCGGGTCCGACCAGCACATGGTCCGCGGACGCACGACCGCTCCCGAGGGACTGGTGCTCGGCCACGAGATCACCGGCGAGGTCATCGAGGTCGGACCCGATGTGGAGTTCGTCAAGGTCGGTGACATCGTCTCCGTCCCGTTCAACATCGCGTGCGGGCGCTGCCGGAACTGCAAGGAGGGGAAGACGGGCATCTGCCTCAACGTGAACCCCGACCGGCCGGGGAGCGCCTACGGCTACGTCGACATGGGCGGATGGGTGGGAGGCCAGGCCGAGTACGTGCTCGTCCCCTACGCCGACTGGAACCTGCTGGTCTTCCCCGACCGCGACCAGGCGCTGGAGAAGATCCTCGATCTCACCATGCTGTCCGACATCTTCCCCACGGGGTTCCACGGCGCCTACACCGCGGGGGTGCGTCCGGGATCGACCGTGTACATCGCGGGTGCCGGGCCCGTCGGTCTCGCCGCCGCGGTCTCGGCCCAACTCCTGGGCGCAGCCGTGGTCATCGTCGGCGATCTGATCGAGGAACGCCTCGCGCAGGCCCGGTCGTTCGGCAGCGAGACGGTCGACGTGTCGAAAGGCGACCCCAAGGAGCAGATCGCCCAGATCCTCGGCGTGCCGGAGGTCGACTGCGCCGTCGACGCCGTGGGTTTCGAGGCCCGCGGTCATGGTGCCGACTCGAGCCACGAGGCACCGGCGACGGTGCTGAACTCGTTGATGGATCTGACCGCGGCCGGAGGCGCTCTCGGCATCCCCGGGCTCTACGTGACGGGCGACCCCGGCGGCGTGGACGAGGCCGCGAAGGTCGGATCGCTCTCGCTCCGCCTCGGACTCGGTTGGGCGAAGTCGCTCGCGTTCACCACCGGTCAGTGCCCGGTGATGCGCTACAACCGTCAGCTCATGATGGCGATCCTCCACGACAAGGTGAAGATCGCCGACGCCGTGCACGCGACCCCGATCACCCTCGACGAGGCGCCCCAGGGGTACGCCGACTTCGACAGCGGCACCGCGCGCAAGTACGTGCTGAACCCGAACGGGTACATCACGGCGGCCTGA